Proteins encoded together in one Natronomonas salsuginis window:
- a CDS encoding 4-phosphopantoate--beta-alanine ligase, translating to MTGPEIPESHPRYESLLTRHRIEAGVDRGLTSRQGLIAQGRGEAFDYLLGEETIPSAAEAERAAAAHLLRAEHTVLSVNGNVAALAPGEIVELAETTGSDIEVNLFNRTDGRIERIAEHLRDHGAEAVKGLTADGRIPGLDHERAKVDADGIGAADVVLVPLEDGDRAEALGAMGKTELVIDLNPMSRSARAATVPIVDNLIRAVPNMTEHAADLADADRETLDSIVESFDADEALASAEQRIRDV from the coding sequence ATGACCGGTCCGGAGATCCCGGAATCACACCCCAGATACGAGTCGCTGTTGACGCGACACCGCATCGAAGCCGGCGTCGATCGCGGTCTCACGTCCAGACAGGGGCTCATCGCACAGGGCCGCGGCGAGGCGTTCGACTATCTGCTCGGCGAGGAGACCATTCCGAGCGCGGCCGAGGCCGAGCGCGCCGCCGCCGCGCACTTGCTTCGCGCCGAGCATACCGTGTTGTCGGTCAACGGCAACGTCGCCGCGCTCGCTCCCGGCGAGATCGTCGAACTGGCCGAGACGACCGGGTCGGACATCGAGGTGAACCTGTTCAACCGGACCGACGGGCGGATCGAGCGGATCGCCGAACACCTGCGCGACCACGGGGCCGAGGCAGTCAAGGGACTGACCGCCGACGGGCGAATTCCCGGGCTGGATCACGAGCGGGCGAAGGTCGACGCCGACGGGATCGGCGCGGCGGACGTGGTGTTGGTACCGCTGGAGGACGGCGACCGAGCCGAGGCGCTCGGGGCGATGGGGAAAACCGAGCTCGTGATCGATCTCAACCCCATGTCGCGGTCGGCGCGGGCGGCGACGGTCCCGATCGTCGATAACCTGATTCGTGCCGTCCCGAACATGACCGAACACGCGGCGGACCTGGCCGATGCGGACCGGGAGACGCTGGATTCGATCGTCGAATCGTTCGACGCCGACGAGGCGCTCGCGTCGGCCGAACAGCGGATTCGAGACGTGTGA
- a CDS encoding DUF7139 domain-containing protein: MASLTEVYRGGGGGGLQRLYAGVALFGVGAILVTTGLLVVSTELGATLGLGQFEARELAGVLGGIGFPAVLLGTMVALPRASRRLQAAAAVGALFSLVGVGLFVRFYPVDWVGGSGDTTMTLVVSVSYFVGTIVTSWCLFTAVANFKARNDPGGTISLEITKEGETRVVEVSNDELRGRLGGIGMLGATPDGEVETQTNRPDGGTRTRSGGASVDPTDGGTDHEPTIREPGFSDDAEFLDDGPSTPISDTYCGNCAYFRYVRTDDGLVPYCGLHSEAMDDMDACDEWSPNTS, encoded by the coding sequence ATGGCTAGCCTCACCGAGGTCTACAGGGGAGGAGGCGGGGGCGGCCTCCAGCGGCTGTACGCCGGTGTCGCGCTGTTCGGGGTCGGGGCGATTCTCGTTACGACCGGACTCCTCGTCGTCTCGACCGAGCTTGGCGCGACGCTCGGGCTCGGGCAGTTCGAAGCACGAGAGCTCGCCGGCGTGTTGGGCGGAATCGGATTCCCGGCAGTGCTTCTCGGGACGATGGTCGCGCTGCCCAGAGCCTCCAGACGGCTCCAGGCTGCGGCGGCCGTCGGCGCGCTTTTCAGCCTCGTCGGCGTCGGGCTGTTCGTTCGCTTCTACCCGGTCGATTGGGTCGGCGGCTCCGGAGACACGACGATGACGCTCGTCGTCTCGGTGAGCTACTTCGTCGGCACGATCGTGACGAGCTGGTGTCTGTTTACTGCCGTCGCCAACTTCAAAGCCCGCAACGACCCGGGCGGAACGATCTCCCTCGAGATCACGAAGGAGGGGGAAACGCGGGTGGTCGAGGTGTCGAACGACGAGTTGCGCGGCCGACTCGGGGGCATCGGCATGTTGGGCGCGACGCCCGACGGGGAGGTCGAAACGCAGACCAACCGGCCGGACGGGGGAACGCGCACGCGTTCAGGCGGGGCGAGCGTCGACCCCACCGACGGCGGAACCGACCACGAGCCAACGATACGCGAACCTGGGTTCTCCGACGACGCGGAGTTCCTCGACGACGGCCCATCGACCCCGATCAGCGACACCTACTGCGGCAACTGCGCGTACTTCCGCTACGTCCGCACCGACGACGGGCTGGTGCCGTACTGCGGGCTCCACAGCGAGGCGATGGACGACATGGACGCCTGCGACGAGTGGTCGCCGAACACCAGCTGA
- a CDS encoding Mut7-C RNAse domain-containing protein, translating into MTDAPGGDRGVIAPDTDRLLLDVMLGKLAVYFRVCGYDAAYALDRGIEDDDRLATLAEGESRRLLTRDVELAASVDGAVLVTALELNDQLAELREAGFALAIADLPTHCGRCNGILDPVPSESETPEYAPDPASTDCWRCRSCGQVFWKGSHYDRIDEMLG; encoded by the coding sequence ATGACCGACGCCCCGGGTGGCGATCGCGGCGTCATCGCCCCGGACACCGACCGACTCCTGCTCGACGTTATGCTCGGCAAACTCGCCGTCTACTTCCGGGTCTGCGGGTATGATGCGGCCTACGCGTTGGATCGAGGAATCGAGGACGACGATCGCCTCGCGACGCTCGCCGAGGGAGAGAGTCGCCGCCTGCTGACGCGAGACGTCGAGTTGGCTGCGAGCGTCGACGGGGCCGTTCTGGTCACCGCGCTCGAACTCAACGACCAACTGGCCGAACTCCGCGAAGCGGGCTTCGCCCTCGCAATCGCCGACCTGCCGACGCACTGCGGGCGCTGTAACGGCATCCTCGATCCCGTTCCATCCGAATCGGAGACCCCCGAGTACGCCCCTGACCCCGCAAGTACCGACTGCTGGCGCTGTCGCTCGTGCGGACAGGTCTTCTGGAAGGGTAGCCACTACGATCGGATCGACGAGATGCTCGGCTAG